The Flavobacterium johnsoniae UW101 genomic interval ATTTGCAGAATGAAGTGTGTTTTTATGGAAATGATACACTCGATCTGATTTATCGGTTACAACCAAACCTTTCATCAGCATTTTGTTTTGAGTGGCAACTCCAGTCGGACATTCGTTATTATGACAGCGTAAAGCCTGAATGCAACCTAAAGAGAACATAAAACCTCTCGCACTGTTACACATATCTGCACCCAAAGCAACAGCATGAAGAATGGAATATCCGGAAATAATTTTCCCGCTTCCTATAATGCGCATTTTATCACGAATATTTAATCCGATTAATGTTTTGTTGACGAAAATTAAAGCCGGTTCAAACGGCATTCCAACACCGTCTGCAAATTCTAACGGAGCAGCTCCGGTTCCGCCTTCAGCACCATCAATTGTAATAAAATCAGGATAAGTATCTTCGGCGATCATTTCATGGCAGATAGCTTCAAACTCAGCAGTATTTCCAATACATAATTTAAAACCTATTGGTTTTCCATTCGATAATTCGCGTAATTGTTTAATAAACTGAATTAATCCTTTTGTATCAGAAAAAGCAGTGTGTCCGGGAGGAGAAAGAATCATGGTATGCGGTACAACTCCTCTAATTTTAGCAATCTGTTCAGTATTCTTTGCAGCCGGAAGTACACCTCCGTGACCTGGTTTTGCACCTTGCGAAAGCTTAATTTCGATCATTTTTACATTTGGAAGATTTGCCTTTTCTGAGAATTTTTCAGGGCTGAAATTTCCTTCAGCATCACGGCATCCAAAATAACCCGTTCCAATCTGCCAGGTAATATCACCGCCGCCTTCAAGATGAAAATCAGTTAAACCTCCTTCGCCTGTGTTTTGGTAAAAATTTCCTTTTTTGGCACCAATATTAATGGCTCGTACTGCATGTTCACTCAAAGAACCAAAACTCATAGCCGAAACATTAAACAAAGAAGCAGAATAAGGCTGTTTACAATCTTTTCCTCCAACTAAAACTCTCGGAAGTTCTTCATTTACTTTTGCAGGGAAAATAGAATGTTTTATTCCTTCGTAGCTTTCAGTATTTAAGTTTTGCTGTGTTCCAAAAGGTGTACTTGAGTCAATATTTTTTGCTCTTTGATACACTAAAGAACGCTGGTTTCTTGAAAAAGGTTTTCCATCAGTAGATCTTTCAATAAAATACTGCTGAATTTCGGGCGCAATCATTTCAAATAAATATCTAAAATAACCCAAGACCGGGAAGTTCCTTAAAATAGCATGTTTTTTTTGAGAAGCATTATAAGCTCCAATAATCAATAAAAGAGGGATAATAAAAACGAGTAAGTAACCTCGTCCGGTGTAATAATAAATTGCAGCAACAATTAGAAACAATAAGAATCCGTAAATAAAGAATTTCTTTCTCATGTTTTTAAATAATAATAGGGTAATAAATTAATTAGTTGAATCGTAAACGCACATAAACGTGTTTTATGCCTTTTTTATCCGATTCTCTTTCGTCGATTTCCAAAATATCCGTCAATGATTTCAGCATTGGCGTAAGCTTAGAATAACCATAATTTCTTGGGTCAAATTCTGGTTTTTTCTTTACAATCAGATTCCCGACATCACCTAGAAATGCCCAGCCGTCATCATCTTCAATATCTTCAATTGTAGCTTCAATAAGTTCAATGGTTTGTTTATCTACTTTATGAAGTGCTTTTTCAGCAGGTTTTTCCACAGGTTTTTTGGTGTCGGCTGTGTTTACTTTTGGTTTTTTCTTCTGAATTGCGCCATCCAAAACCTCAATATAAATAAAACGGTCGCAGGCTACGATAAAAGAACTTGGGGTTTTCTTTTCGCCAATACCAATTACTTTCATGCCGGATTCTCTTAATCGAACCGCTAATCGGGTAAAATCGCTGTCGCTGGAAACGATGCAGAAACCATCTAATTTCCCGGAATACAGCAAATCCATAGCATCAATAATCAACGCAGAATCTGATGAATTTTTTCCAACCGTGTAACTATATTGCTGTATGGGGGTAATAGCATGTTCTAGTAAAACGGCTTTCCAGCCATTTGCATTCGGCTTTGTCCAGTCTGCATAAATCCTTTTGGTAGTTGGTGTTCCAAATTTTGCAATTTCCTCCATCATACCTTTCACATTACTGTATGGCACATTATCGGCATCAATCAGGACTGCCAGTTTTAAATCTTTTGAGTTGCTTAAAGGCATATTTAGATATTAGAAAATTAAATACTCTCAAAGTTAAAATTAAAATTGGTTTTTATAGAAAGTCAAAGCCGAATAAGTAGTTTTTTCAGTACTAATTAGTTTCATTATAAATAAGGTTTTTCTTCAATAAAATTAATTAAAGATAAATTTGTCTTTTATTTTAAACTTTAATACATTTGTAAAGAATTAATCCAATCAGTGTATGTTTTCAAAAGCGTGTGAGTACGGAATCAGAGCTTCTATTTTTATTGCTACCAAATCTTCAAAAGGGATTCGGGTGGGAATAAAAGATGTTGCCAAAGAAATTGATTCGCCGGAACCATTTACTGCCAAGATTATGCAGATTTTAACCAAAAACGGCATTATTCATTCAGCTAAAGGAGTAGGAGGCGGTTTTGAAGTTTCAAAGGAAGCATTAAAGTCAATAAAACTAATTCAGATTGTTGATGCAATCGACGGTGATAAAATTTACAGAGGATGCGGTATTGGTTTAAAAGAATGTTCAGAAGAACATCCATGTCCTGTGCATTTTGAATTTAAAAAAATAAGAGGTCTTCTTTTACAAATGCTTTCAACAACAACTTTAGAACAGCTTGCTTTGGGAGTAAAATCAGGAGACTTTTTTCTAAAAACAGTAAATACAAACGATTAACATTAAATAAATTACTTAAAAATGAATACAAAAACCAAAATTTCACTATTGATCCTAATGGGATTTTTAACTATAACTTCTTGCGGTAAAAAAGAAACAGCTCCGGTTGAAGAACAAACAGAAACTTCTACAGAAGGCGAACAAGCTCCAACAGCTGCGCCAGCTGAAGAAAATGTATTGGTTATTGAAGGAAACGACCAAATGCAGTTTAATAAAAATGAATTAAAAGCAGTTGCAGGAAAACCAATTAAATTGACTTTAAAACACGTTGGTAAAATTCCAAAAGAAGCAATGGGCCACAATTTAATAATTCTTCAGGAAGGAACAGACCAGAGTGCATTTGCTTTAAAAGCCAATGATGCGAAAGCGACTGATTATATTCCTGAATCTGAAAAAGCTTCTATCATTGCACATACTAAATTATTAGGCGGCGGAGAAGAAGATACAATCGAATTTACAATTGATAAAAAAGGATCATATCCGTTTATCTGTTCTTTTCCTGGCCACGTGGCTATGATGAAAGGTGTATTAATTGTTGAGTAAATAATATAGACTCCAAATGCTGAAAATAGGTTTGGAGTTTTTTTAAAAACCAATAAAAGATAGTTTTGTCTTTTATTAATAGATTTCCCCCAAGAGAAATGAAAAGAGAAAAAAAATTATGGTTCGTTTTTGCATTGGTAATGAGTATATCATTTGCCGTGCTTGGTTATTATGGTTATGAAATTTATCAGCAGGCGCCTCCGGTTCCTAAAGAAATTATAACCGATTCAGGAAAAGTGGTTTTTACTGAAACCGAAATTAAAGACGGGCAGAATATCTGGCAGAGTATAGGAGGCCAGGAGGTAGGATCTATCTGGGGACACGGTGCTTACGTTGCCCCGGACTGGACTGCTGATTGGCTGCACAGAGAAGCACTTTTTATACTGGATAAATTTGCCAAAGAAGATTTTAATAAAAAGTTTGACGATTTGGATGCCGAAAAACAATCGGCTTTAAAAATTCGTCTGCAAAAAGATCTTAGAACCAATCGCTATGATGCCAATACAGGAGTTCTTACAATATCTGAAAACCGTTTAGCAGCTATTAAGAGTTTAAGCGAATATTACAAAGGACTTTTTACAAACGATCCTAAGTTTGATAAACTGAGAGAAGAATATGCAATTCCGAAAAACTCAATAAAAGATGATGCGAGAATGCACAAAATGAATGCGTTTTTCTTTTGGGCTACCTGGGCAACAGTTACCAACCGTCCGGATTCTGATATTTCGTATACACACAACTGGCCTTCAGATGAATTGGTTGGAAACAAAGCAACCAAAGAACTTTTGGCATGGTCTGGAGTCAGTATTATTCTGCTGATTTTAAGTATTGGAATTCTAGTTTTCTATCATGCAAAATCAGGTGAAGAAGAAGAATTTCCGCTTCCAAAAGAAGATCCAATCATCAATCAGGGCAAAACACCTTCGATGAAACTGGTTGTAAAATATTTCTGGATTGTAAGTTTACTGATGATTTTACAAATGGCTTTTGGAATCATAACGGCACATTACGGAGTAGAAGGAAACGGCTTGTACGGAATTCCAATTGATCAGATTCTGCCTTACGCCGTTACACGTACATGGCATACCCAATTGGCTATTTTTTGGATTGCGACGGCATGGCTGGCAACCGGATTATATATTGCTCCGGCGGTTTCTGGTAAAGATCCTAAATTTCAATGTTTTGGCATCAACTTCTTATTTATCGCCCTGCTCATTATTGTTTTAGGTTCAATGGCGGGACAATGGTTTGGTGTAATGCAGAAATTAGATTTGGTACAAAACTTCTGGTTTGGTCATCAAGGTTACGAATATGTTGATTTAGGGCGATTCTGGCAGATTTTCCTTTTAGTTGGATTGTTTTTATGGCTTGCCTTAATGATTCGCCCTTTAATCCCGATTTTAAAGAAAAAAACACAAGAGAAAAACCTTATTATTCTTTTCTTGATTTCTTGTACTGCAATTGCCATGTTTTACGGCGCAGGATTAATGTGGGGAAGACAAACCAATTTAGCCGTTGCTGAATATTGGAGATGGTGGGTAGTTCACCTTTGGGTTGAAGGTTTCTTCGAAGTTTTTGCAACCGTTGTTATGGCTTTCTTATTTGTTCGTTTAGGATTGCTGAAAACCAAAACAGCTACTTTAAATGTATTGTTTGCGACCATTATTTTCATGTCGGGAGGGATTTTAGGAACATTCCATCACTTGTATTTCTCAGGAACGCCAACCGCGATTATGGCTCTTGGAGCGACTTTCAGCGCGCTAGAAGTTGTGCCTTTAACTTTAATAGGATTTGAAGCCTATCAAAACTATAAAATCTCAAAATCAACCCAATGGATTGCGGATTACAAATGGCCGATTTATTTT includes:
- a CDS encoding NYN domain-containing protein yields the protein MPLSNSKDLKLAVLIDADNVPYSNVKGMMEEIAKFGTPTTKRIYADWTKPNANGWKAVLLEHAITPIQQYSYTVGKNSSDSALIIDAMDLLYSGKLDGFCIVSSDSDFTRLAVRLRESGMKVIGIGEKKTPSSFIVACDRFIYIEVLDGAIQKKKPKVNTADTKKPVEKPAEKALHKVDKQTIELIEATIEDIEDDDGWAFLGDVGNLIVKKKPEFDPRNYGYSKLTPMLKSLTDILEIDERESDKKGIKHVYVRLRFN
- a CDS encoding plastocyanin/azurin family copper-binding protein, producing the protein MNTKTKISLLILMGFLTITSCGKKETAPVEEQTETSTEGEQAPTAAPAEENVLVIEGNDQMQFNKNELKAVAGKPIKLTLKHVGKIPKEAMGHNLIILQEGTDQSAFALKANDAKATDYIPESEKASIIAHTKLLGGGEEDTIEFTIDKKGSYPFICSFPGHVAMMKGVLIVE
- a CDS encoding nitric-oxide reductase large subunit; this encodes MKREKKLWFVFALVMSISFAVLGYYGYEIYQQAPPVPKEIITDSGKVVFTETEIKDGQNIWQSIGGQEVGSIWGHGAYVAPDWTADWLHREALFILDKFAKEDFNKKFDDLDAEKQSALKIRLQKDLRTNRYDANTGVLTISENRLAAIKSLSEYYKGLFTNDPKFDKLREEYAIPKNSIKDDARMHKMNAFFFWATWATVTNRPDSDISYTHNWPSDELVGNKATKELLAWSGVSIILLILSIGILVFYHAKSGEEEEFPLPKEDPIINQGKTPSMKLVVKYFWIVSLLMILQMAFGIITAHYGVEGNGLYGIPIDQILPYAVTRTWHTQLAIFWIATAWLATGLYIAPAVSGKDPKFQCFGINFLFIALLIIVLGSMAGQWFGVMQKLDLVQNFWFGHQGYEYVDLGRFWQIFLLVGLFLWLALMIRPLIPILKKKTQEKNLIILFLISCTAIAMFYGAGLMWGRQTNLAVAEYWRWWVVHLWVEGFFEVFATVVMAFLFVRLGLLKTKTATLNVLFATIIFMSGGILGTFHHLYFSGTPTAIMALGATFSALEVVPLTLIGFEAYQNYKISKSTQWIADYKWPIYFMISVAFWNFLGAGIFGFIINPPIALYYIQGLNTTPLHGHTALFGVYGMLGIGLVLFVLRSLYRNVNWNTKLLKITFWSLNIGLFLMAVLSLLPIGVWQAIESIDHGMWYARSSELMQQPAMITLKWLRAIGDSIFGIGFITMAWFVFDLTLKNKK
- a CDS encoding FMN-binding glutamate synthase family protein — its product is MRKKFFIYGFLLFLIVAAIYYYTGRGYLLVFIIPLLLIIGAYNASQKKHAILRNFPVLGYFRYLFEMIAPEIQQYFIERSTDGKPFSRNQRSLVYQRAKNIDSSTPFGTQQNLNTESYEGIKHSIFPAKVNEELPRVLVGGKDCKQPYSASLFNVSAMSFGSLSEHAVRAINIGAKKGNFYQNTGEGGLTDFHLEGGGDITWQIGTGYFGCRDAEGNFSPEKFSEKANLPNVKMIEIKLSQGAKPGHGGVLPAAKNTEQIAKIRGVVPHTMILSPPGHTAFSDTKGLIQFIKQLRELSNGKPIGFKLCIGNTAEFEAICHEMIAEDTYPDFITIDGAEGGTGAAPLEFADGVGMPFEPALIFVNKTLIGLNIRDKMRIIGSGKIISGYSILHAVALGADMCNSARGFMFSLGCIQALRCHNNECPTGVATQNKMLMKGLVVTDKSDRVYHFHKNTLHSANELLAAAGKTSFADVDINIFMRGDEFTNLSELYFPDNLTNVTKRN
- a CDS encoding RrF2 family transcriptional regulator — its product is MFSKACEYGIRASIFIATKSSKGIRVGIKDVAKEIDSPEPFTAKIMQILTKNGIIHSAKGVGGGFEVSKEALKSIKLIQIVDAIDGDKIYRGCGIGLKECSEEHPCPVHFEFKKIRGLLLQMLSTTTLEQLALGVKSGDFFLKTVNTND